A section of the Pimelobacter simplex genome encodes:
- a CDS encoding flavin monoamine oxidase family protein, translating to MTTAQTTPDAVPAGGQPGGVTMLGPDFPFSYDEQLAHPAGLGAVPAEHHGREVAVVGGGLSGIVTAYELMRLGLRPVIYEADQIGGRLRSQPFGGADGPIAELGGMRFPLSSRALFHYIDKVGLRTSPFPNPLSEATPSTVIELGAESHYARTYDDLPPFLKDVADAWHEALGEVGFAEMQQALTDRDVPRIRELWERLVLELDEEPFSGFLANSKAFQARSHRHREAFGQVGFGTGGWDTDFPNSMLEILRVIFTNADEEHQMIHGGAQQLPVGLWNEAPDCVHWPAGTTLASLHGGAPLPGVARIAPGTDRQFELTDRWGTARQYDAVVVTCQVWLLSARIDVDESLFSPALWMAMERTHYMQSSKTFVRVDRPFWKDTDPTTGRDLMSMTLTDRLNRATYLLEDDGAASICLSYTWNDDALKWLALPVEERVRLQLHSLRKIYPDVDVASHIVGDPITVSWESDPNFMGAFKANLPGHYRYQRRLFTHFVQDALPAHQRGIFLAGDDISWTAGWAEGAVTTALNAVWGVVHHFGGASAPGNPGPGDRFDELAPLALPDGV from the coding sequence ATGACCACCGCGCAGACCACCCCGGACGCCGTCCCCGCCGGCGGGCAGCCCGGCGGCGTCACCATGCTCGGCCCCGACTTCCCCTTCTCGTACGACGAGCAGCTGGCCCACCCCGCCGGCCTCGGCGCCGTCCCGGCCGAGCACCACGGACGCGAGGTCGCGGTCGTCGGCGGCGGCCTGTCCGGCATCGTGACGGCCTACGAGCTGATGCGCCTGGGCCTGCGCCCGGTGATCTACGAGGCCGACCAGATCGGCGGCCGGCTGCGGTCCCAGCCGTTCGGCGGCGCCGACGGCCCGATCGCCGAGCTCGGCGGCATGCGCTTCCCGCTGTCCTCGCGGGCGCTCTTCCACTACATCGACAAGGTGGGGCTGCGCACCTCGCCGTTCCCGAACCCGCTCTCCGAGGCGACCCCGAGCACGGTCATCGAGCTCGGCGCCGAGTCCCACTACGCGCGCACCTACGACGACCTGCCGCCGTTCCTCAAGGACGTCGCCGACGCCTGGCACGAGGCACTCGGCGAGGTCGGCTTCGCCGAGATGCAGCAGGCGCTCACCGACCGCGACGTCCCCCGCATCCGCGAGCTGTGGGAGCGCCTGGTGCTCGAGCTCGACGAGGAGCCGTTCTCGGGCTTCCTCGCCAACAGCAAGGCGTTCCAGGCGCGCAGCCACCGCCACCGCGAGGCCTTCGGCCAGGTCGGCTTCGGCACCGGCGGCTGGGACACCGACTTCCCGAACTCGATGCTCGAGATCCTCCGCGTGATCTTCACCAACGCCGACGAGGAGCACCAGATGATCCACGGCGGCGCCCAGCAGCTGCCGGTCGGGCTCTGGAACGAGGCCCCGGACTGCGTGCACTGGCCCGCCGGCACCACCCTGGCGAGCCTGCACGGCGGCGCCCCGCTGCCCGGCGTGGCCCGGATCGCGCCCGGCACGGACCGGCAGTTCGAGCTGACCGACCGCTGGGGCACCGCCCGCCAGTACGACGCCGTCGTGGTGACCTGCCAGGTCTGGCTGCTCTCCGCGCGCATCGACGTGGACGAGTCGCTGTTCTCGCCGGCGCTGTGGATGGCGATGGAGCGGACGCACTACATGCAGTCGTCCAAGACGTTCGTGCGCGTGGACCGGCCGTTCTGGAAGGACACCGACCCCACGACCGGCCGGGACCTGATGAGCATGACGCTCACCGACCGGCTCAACCGGGCGACGTACCTCCTGGAGGACGACGGCGCCGCGTCGATCTGCCTGTCCTACACCTGGAACGACGACGCCTTGAAGTGGCTCGCGCTGCCGGTCGAGGAGCGGGTGCGCCTCCAGCTCCACTCGCTGCGCAAGATCTATCCGGACGTCGACGTCGCCTCGCACATCGTGGGTGACCCGATCACCGTCTCGTGGGAGTCCGACCCCAACTTCATGGGCGCCTTCAAGGCCAACCTGCCGGGTCACTACCGCTACCAGCGGCGGCTCTTCACCCACTTCGTGCAGGACGCGCTGCCGGCCCACCAGCGCGGGATCTTCCTCGCCGGCGACGACATCTCGTGGACCGCCGGATGGGCCGAGGGAGCGGTCACCACGGCGCTCAACGCGGTGTGGGGTGTCGTGCATCACTTCGGTGGTGCGAGCGCTCCGGGAAACCCGGGCCCGGGCGACCGGTTCGACGAGCTCGCACCCCTGGCCCTGCCCGACGGCGTCTGA
- a CDS encoding carbon-nitrogen hydrolase family protein, producing the protein MTAPTDAPGLVVAAWQADGPLRDVPAALRALDAAAADAAARGVRLLVCPELTLTGYDIGPYAAELAEPPGGPMAQAVAGIARDHGLAIAWSWPERDGEVVHISAELVDRDGAVLARHRKAHLYGPDEAAAYVPGDGHPVVATLDGYRVGLLVCYDIEFPEQVRLVALEGADVLACPTALMEPYETVSSLLVRARAYENQMAVVYANRAGTENDLTYCGSSCIVGADGTDLARAGDQAALVVGTVTPAALADARRANTHLADRRPDVYGGLNR; encoded by the coding sequence GTGACCGCACCTACCGATGCGCCCGGCCTGGTCGTCGCCGCCTGGCAGGCCGACGGCCCGCTGCGCGACGTCCCCGCCGCGCTCCGCGCGCTCGACGCCGCAGCCGCCGATGCCGCGGCGCGCGGCGTCCGCCTGCTCGTGTGCCCCGAGCTCACGCTCACCGGCTACGACATCGGCCCCTACGCCGCCGAGCTCGCCGAGCCCCCGGGCGGCCCGATGGCCCAGGCCGTCGCCGGCATCGCCCGCGACCACGGTCTCGCGATCGCCTGGAGCTGGCCGGAGCGCGACGGCGAGGTCGTGCACATCTCCGCCGAGCTCGTCGACCGCGACGGCGCCGTGCTCGCCCGGCACCGCAAGGCGCACCTCTACGGGCCCGACGAGGCCGCGGCGTACGTGCCGGGCGACGGGCACCCCGTCGTCGCCACCCTCGACGGGTACCGGGTGGGACTGCTGGTCTGCTACGACATCGAGTTCCCCGAGCAGGTCCGGCTCGTCGCGCTCGAGGGCGCCGACGTGCTCGCCTGCCCCACCGCGCTGATGGAGCCCTACGAGACGGTCAGCAGCCTGCTCGTGCGCGCCCGTGCCTACGAGAACCAGATGGCCGTCGTCTACGCCAACCGGGCGGGCACCGAGAACGACCTGACCTACTGCGGCAGCAGCTGCATCGTCGGCGCCGACGGCACCGACCTGGCCCGGGCCGGTGACCAGGCGGCGCTCGTCGTCGGCACCGTCACGCCCGCCGCGCTGGCCGACGCGCGCCGCGCCAACACCCACCTGGCCGACCGCCGGCCCGACGTCTACGGAGGCCTGAACCGATGA
- a CDS encoding ABC transporter ATP-binding protein: protein MSLAADHAVEVDGLVMRYGDTVAVDGLSLTVERGTITAVLGPNGAGKTTTLETCEGYRRPQAGTVRVLGLDPVRERRELLPRIGVMLQSGGAWSGARADEMLRHFARLHAHPLDTGVLMERLALHECGRTPYRRLSGGQQQRLGLALALIGRPELVFVDEPTAGMDPQIRRAVWELLDELRTDGVTVVLTTHYLEEAERLADKVHIVDRGRLVASGTPLELTRGGTVATLRIVVTQPFPPGAPAALAAQLGPATELVELDPLSIQLSGPADSTTLATVAAWCAAHDVLPESLSLGQRNLEDVFLELTGRETLS, encoded by the coding sequence GTGTCTCTCGCTGCTGACCATGCTGTCGAGGTCGACGGACTGGTGATGCGGTACGGCGACACCGTCGCCGTCGACGGCCTCTCGTTGACCGTCGAGCGGGGCACTATCACCGCCGTGCTCGGCCCCAACGGCGCCGGCAAGACCACCACGCTCGAGACCTGCGAGGGCTACCGCCGCCCCCAGGCCGGCACCGTGCGGGTGCTCGGTCTCGACCCGGTGCGCGAGCGGCGCGAGCTGCTCCCCCGGATCGGCGTCATGCTCCAGTCCGGCGGCGCGTGGAGCGGTGCGCGCGCCGACGAGATGCTCCGGCACTTCGCCCGGCTCCACGCCCATCCGCTCGACACCGGCGTGCTCATGGAGCGGCTCGCGCTCCACGAGTGCGGGCGGACGCCGTACCGGCGGCTGTCGGGGGGCCAGCAGCAGCGGCTCGGCCTGGCGCTCGCGCTGATCGGGCGCCCCGAGCTGGTCTTCGTCGACGAGCCGACCGCCGGCATGGACCCCCAGATCCGCCGGGCGGTGTGGGAGCTCCTCGACGAGCTGCGCACCGACGGCGTCACGGTGGTGCTCACCACGCACTACCTCGAGGAGGCGGAGCGCCTCGCCGACAAGGTGCACATCGTCGACCGCGGCCGGCTCGTGGCCAGCGGCACGCCCCTCGAGCTCACCCGCGGCGGCACCGTGGCGACCCTGCGCATCGTCGTCACCCAGCCGTTCCCGCCGGGTGCGCCCGCCGCCCTCGCGGCCCAGCTCGGGCCGGCCACCGAGCTCGTCGAGCTCGACCCGCTGAGCATCCAGCTCTCCGGACCCGCCGACAGCACCACGCTCGCCACCGTCGCGGCCTGGTGCGCCGCCCACGACGTGCTCCCCGAGTCGCTCTCGTTGGGGCAGCGCAATCTCGAGGACGTCTTCCTCGAGCTGACCGGCCGGGAGACCCTGTCATGA
- a CDS encoding ABC transporter permease: MSTFAPAPGAAPVVRQLVTQAGMEARLMLRNGEQLLLAVVIPVIVLVGAVRGSEKVGLDLGGKPIDVLTPGVLALAVMSTAFTSLAIATGFERRYGVLKRLGTAPLSRSTLLGGKVVALLVVEVFQFVVIGGVGLALGWSGPSGVVGVLAVLLTALCGTAAFAALGMLLAGSLRAEATLAAANLVYLLLLAGGAVVLPADQYGGLGDVVRWLPSGALGEAMRSACDGVVAVRDLVVLVAWAVAGSALTARTFKWE, encoded by the coding sequence ATGAGCACGTTCGCGCCCGCCCCCGGCGCCGCGCCCGTCGTCCGCCAGCTCGTCACGCAGGCGGGCATGGAGGCGCGCCTGATGCTGCGCAACGGCGAGCAGCTGCTCCTCGCCGTGGTGATCCCCGTGATCGTGCTCGTCGGCGCGGTCCGCGGCTCCGAGAAGGTCGGTCTCGACCTCGGCGGCAAGCCCATCGACGTGCTCACCCCGGGCGTCCTCGCCCTGGCCGTCATGTCGACCGCGTTCACCTCGCTGGCGATCGCGACCGGCTTCGAGCGGCGCTACGGCGTGCTCAAGCGGCTCGGCACCGCTCCCCTGTCGCGCTCCACACTGCTCGGCGGCAAGGTCGTCGCCCTCCTCGTCGTCGAGGTGTTCCAGTTCGTCGTCATCGGCGGCGTCGGGCTCGCGCTCGGCTGGTCCGGCCCCTCCGGCGTCGTCGGGGTCCTCGCGGTCCTGCTGACCGCGCTGTGCGGGACCGCCGCCTTCGCCGCCCTCGGCATGCTCCTGGCCGGCTCGCTGCGGGCCGAGGCCACCCTCGCCGCGGCCAACCTCGTCTACCTGCTGCTGCTCGCCGGCGGCGCCGTCGTCCTCCCCGCCGACCAGTACGGCGGCCTCGGCGACGTCGTGCGCTGGCTGCCCTCGGGGGCGCTCGGCGAGGCCATGCGCAGCGCGTGCGACGGCGTGGTCGCCGTACGCGACCTCGTCGTGCTCGTGGCCTGGGCCGTCGCCGGCTCCGCGCTGACCGCCCGAACCTTCAAGTGGGAGTGA